The Ziziphus jujuba cultivar Dongzao chromosome 12, ASM3175591v1 sequence AAGATCAAAATTGGAGTCAATTTTAATCCCATATTTGTGATTTGAAAGTGGTACAAGAATTTATCCATTAGAGATCAACGTTCATATGGAAATTATTCATGGGTTAAAGCCCTTAATATTACCACATCTGCAACAGTTGAATTTCATTTCTTGAACCGATTAGCAGTGTTTCTATTAAGATACTTACCACATCTGCCTTGGTCTTTCACCCCAGTGACTGCACCTTTCTTCCTCCAATCGACAGATGGTGGAAGATTATTGGTCTCTTCATGCCTGAAGCATGTAGCTTTTCGATCACCATGTAACATCCTGTAGTGGCTAACCTTGGAACCGGCATAGGAGCTTACGAACTCATGGTTAGTCATGTCAGCAAACTTGTTCAGCTTCAGCTTGTAAGGCTTGTTCATCCGGTTAACCTTGTGGATATGCTTTGCATTCATCTTGAACACATTGAAACGAGTATGCTTCTCTTTGAGGTCTTTGGAAACTGTATGTTGGCTCCTCCACCTCTCGTACAAGTCCCAAAGAGTCTCTTCAGAAGCCAAATCTTTGTCATGGATATCAATGCTCTCAGCCAGCCCCAGAACCAGAGCCAGTGAAAAAGCAACCAGGAAAAACTTCCTCATATCCATTGTTGTAGGATTCTCTAAACGAAGGAAAAATTGCAAAAGTCTCGTTGTGGGCACATATATGGAAGAAAGTTAATGAGTTTTGAGAAATATGAGAGACCGAGCTGTTTGGATTTTGTCATGCGAATGCAGGCCTTTTTATACAAATTCGGTGGTGGTGGTTTTAGATAAGTAGCTTCATGTTCACATATATCACATATAGGCTCCTAAGTTTTGTAGCTTTCACCAGAAAATATGGGAAAAagtaagttttctttttttagaagATAAACTTCTTTATTTTAAGAGGTATGATTTTGTATAGTTGTGAATCATCTGTACAACCTTACATGCTAACCACGTTATCCATTTAACTGGTGCAGAGAAGATGACAAACGGGTTATGTTGCTAAAAGCATCAAGAACACGATTTCTTGCATGCCCGAAGAGAAAGTGCTTGAAACTTTCCTGTCCTTGGCTCAAAATCGAACAACTTTTCTAGAGGTTGCTAGCAGAGTGATTTGTCCGTGATTCTCTGTTTAGTTTAGAGAATCAATTGGGATATTCCTTTAACCTACCCTGCGTATGTAGCCGTACACAGACAAATTGCTTTGGataattgtgtttatttggacaCAAATAAGTACAAATATCTACATCTTAAAATGTATCCAATCGGTTTCACCTAGCTAGTTCATACTAGAAACCAAAATCTCGTCCAgaaattaatatgatttaagACTCTACACGACTCAATCTTTAAACTATGATTGACCTGACCCAGTTgtgtatattttctcttttaacaTTTGCATAAAGAAAGAAGAGCACATTAAGTAACTCAGTTTTGCTCTGGTTGGTGAAacaaactttattttctttttattcttggaCATTTTATATGCACAGAACTTCATGGATGGCCAACTTTATCAATAAAGAGCTTCATGTGTGTTGCAAAGAATGAAGCCTAAGAGTCCGATCCATATTTTGTCATAGAGCTTATGAAAGTGTGGCTAGAAAACTTGTTGCGAGCAAGTGACTCCTTCATACATTTCAGAGTACCTAGGACTATAACTACGAATTTCTGCAGTACCAAGTGATTCTGCTCAGGAAACTAAAAGCAGAAAACACTCAACCCAGGATCACAAGTGAGAAAAAAGCTTCCCAAATCCCTAGTTTCAAAATGTTTGCTTGGCTTTGTGCCAAAATTTAACTAGCATCCAATACAGTTACCTTATGCACCAGCATGGAGACTGGTTTACAAGGAATGAAAGAAAAACCTAGCTTTTTCCTCATCACATGTAATAGACAATGTTACAGGGTGAATAAGTACAGAGTGAAAGAATTCCATTGATTTACATGTCAATAGAAGAAAGACGAGGGGAAAAACATACTACTAGTTTATTGGAATGAGGAggcaaaagaatgaaaaaaaaccaGATAGACATAACATCAAGTTTTAAAGCATATACCCCTACTTAGCATAATCAAAAACATCTTTCTAGCTACAATGTAAAGTCAGCCTAGTGAGACAGTATCATATACAATAGAGAGAATGTAACCAAAATAGTTTAAACAAGGTTTAACATTTATCCTACTCACTTTGAGGTAGTCATAACACAAAATGACAAAATTAGAAACAATTTAGAAATAGGCTAAAATCCTTGCtaataatcaaagaaaatgcAAGTTCAAAATAACCTAGGAGAgattcaaaaacttaaaaattattaggttCCGAATTCTCATATCAGGTCTTAAAGACAAGTGGGGTAAGAGTATGCACTGCTTTAGATCACCATAATCACAGAACTCATACGCAATACACCAGTCAGTCATATTGAAAAGGGAAAAATTTGAGTGCAAATTCCAACATGGAAGGAGTTTATATAAGAGAAGAATGTAATGATACATCCTTGACAATCATGGTCATCAGCTTCGAGTGGACATTATGCTTTATGAAAACTCTATTGCTTCCGAACATAACaattcaaaaagagaaaaatgaaaacaacaGGAAGTTCAAAGAAAAGGCCACCACCGGTAACGCGAACATGAAAGGTTATGCAAGAGAATCTCTCTGATTGGCTTGCTGCCGAAGTAGTTCTTCCCTGACTCTCCTGATCTCAGCTTCCTTCTCTAGTCTCTCATTCTGCAATAACAAAAATGGGTAAGCTTTAAGTCTTATACTGCCAGATTatcaatataaatttatcatatcATAAATACCCTATAATTACAATTAGCAGAGCTGCATGCTAAATGTACCAAACTCCATAAAAAGTGAAAAGGCTTTATGATTGACGTCTTTCAATCAGCGCTTTGATTTATACCCGGAaccatattattaataataataatgataaactcaaaaaaaccaaagaaggaattttttattttttttttaacagaaattTCAAAGCTATATATGAATGTTCGCTCACAGAATTAGCTTGGTGTTTAGTAAAAGAACATGGATGGTAGTTCTAGATGTAAGAGATAGCATCAACCAAGTTTCCCTGTAGATCTAACTAAATCTAAATGGGCAAACAAACattgttctagggttttaatttaTGGAACAAAGTGACCTAGGAATTCCATCAAATTGCATCTAATTTCAGCattgattaataatataatagcaCAGGTAAAGATTGActaccaattttttattttttattttgtatttttgaattttcccATAGaaactgggaaaaaaaaaaaatttaaaaaagagagaaagagagagagaaaaagcgcGACCTTTTCGTCTTGATGGAGAGCGATCCAAACATGGAGCTTGTCCATGGACTGCCAGAAAATGAATGCTCCCAGTGTCATCGCGAAGTACGTCCCTACTTtcaccatcttcttcttcttctttctgaaATTTTCTGGGTCTTTCTTGGAGTTGTTTCGGTGGAATGAAAATAATCGGCAACGAGACGAAGAGAGAGTGTTCCTCCTGAAATTATTCTGTGCATCCGTTTACCCTGTCGTCTGATATGCACCCTACCTGTCTTCCCTGCACCTGGATTACAGATCTGTCAGCCCATTTTGAAAGTAACTCAACATCTGGCCCATATTTCAAGTTTTTGGGCCCCCACAAGACTCACCATCAGACAGTAAGGCCCATTCTTCCaccaaattacataaaaaaaaatatatatatagaatatctCCCTTGAATAAGTGTTCAttagtctttatttatttatttatttatgtttatttttccttctgtCCGTCTTGGCCGGCCTTTGGGTTTTCATGAATGTTACAtggcaaaaaaataaagcacAACATGCCAAGAAAATCACAATTGATTAATATGGGATGGAATGAATGACAATGAGTAAAATTCTTGTCTGAAAGAGAAgtctttcaaaatatatatatatatatattttaaaaatctagatGATATACATTACAGATTTGATTCTCTTGCAAAGTTTGTGCCAAGTTTCAAAATTGCTTAAATATCAATCTAATTTACAACGATACGTGTCAAGGCCTAAAAGGAGAAGTACAAAATGTGGCTGTCTTCAATTAGGCCAAAATGGTTAAAAAGAAATTGAGAAATACCCTTTTCTCTGCATTTGTCCCAATTTTGCAGTTTTATAAGCCTTTCTAAGCATAATAAACTTAgctttttatatttctaaatttggtttgaagaaaaaagagttatatttttatataccaATACATTGTGAAATATCAACATTACTTTTCTCTATCTAatgggacccaaaaaaaaaaaaaaaaaaagtttagttaTAGACCTGCTGACGTGTACTTGAAAACAATAccctttaaattctaaattcttTATCGATCAATCCTAAAGGACCTAAACTATAAATTTGGTATTGTTTTGAACGAAATAGCTGTCTTGCAGACCTCATCCAAATCCATCATGAACCAATGCTTTTAGAGTCCactaattctatatatatatatatatatacattgccCGTTTTTgtgaaatatcatattttaaatataaattctcTTGACCTGTTCGTGTGTGAGATCAAGAGAATAGAAAAAAACtacaatagaaaaagaaaaagaaaaagaaataagtgTCATAGCTTTATGCCAAATGGTTTATCCCACTGACTTAACTGTGTTTGCAAAgggattcacccaaaaaaaaaaaaaaaaaaaatgtgtttgcAAAGAGTTTTTACAAGTACAATGGTAAAAACTGTTTAAAATGCCAAACCAGTTGTTTCATACGCTGTTCAAACAAGTTTTGGCTTTTGTGCCTAAGAACTTGGATATCTTAGATGCCTTCTCTCTACATGATTACGTGGTTAAGATGTGATATTCTTAAAGGAAAGGAACAAGTCGTTTTAGCTCATATATGTAGAATTTGTGATGTTTCCAAAACACAACGCTAAACACGGAAAAAAACAAAGCACAAAGCAAAACCTTTAGCTTTGTTTACAAGGTTGATCAGTTAAAAAGAATGGAAGTAGAACTATGTGTTGGTAGTTTATGAGAGTTGAGTTCAAAGGAGGGTAAAATGGGGAAAAGCGGTAGCATTTTCAGGTATGCTGATAGGATAGACAATTTCCTAATGCTGTTTGGAACTTTGGGTAGCATTGGAGATGGAATGATGACCCCACTCACCATGTTGCTTCTTTCTGATTTGATAAATGATTACGGAACTTCTATTTCTGCTCCCTCCAATTATACAGTAGACAAGGTAATGCATATTGATGAATTTCATCTTGGAAAATTAGTCCTTTTGTCGAGTTGTCTGCACTAGTTTATCATGGTATTGGCGCATGTTAATCAACAAATAAATGCTTACACCACGTTAAACCTGTAATAGAAATGTCAGTCACAAACTCAAAGCGCATATCTTCTGCAAAAGTCTTAACAAAGTTCTATTATGAGGATGAGTCAATTTATTAGAATCTCGTTATGATTGTTGTTTTTGTAATTGTCTTGATTTTTTGTTACTTGTGGCATGTCCAACGAGTTTTCATGCATAAGGCTCAAgctcattttctatttttctaaaataaaaatccttcATGCAGTACTCGCTCAGGCTGGCCATTCTTGGCATTGTGGTTGGTTTATCTGCATTTATAGGTATGTAAGACTAATTTAGTTGTGTGGCTTCATTCTCTACAAACAAGGTGTACTCTGTAAGCAAAGTATATCTACATGATATGGAGGTTTAAATTTAATGTCAAATCCACAGTAATTCTGTTCCATTCCTTGGTtaactcattttgtttttcactaGCCTGAAATTTTTCTTCATGTGCAAGAATAAAATAGGATGAATTCTAGAATTTGgcattttttttccaagttgaaaatCATATTTGGTTAtcgaaataataaattttgaaatagtaGAGCACACAAATTGAATGACCATATTCATTTAAGTTTCATTTCTATGCCAAAATGCATTCATATTCTGCAGAAGGAATTTGTTGGACAAGAACTGCAGAGAGACAGACATCTCGAATGAGAATGGAATACCTAAAATCAGTGCTCAAGCAAGAAGTTGGTTACTTTGACAAGCAAGATGCTTCTTCCACTACCTTCCAAGTCATTTCTACCATCACTTCTGATGCACATGCAATCCAAGACACTATAGCTGAGAAGGTTTCTAATAATTTAAGGTGTTTGTCTCTCTTCTACAGTTTCTGAACAACTTATTTGTGTTAACATATATCATCTCTATGTCCTTTCTTGTAGATACCAAACACCCTGGCTCATCTCTCATCCTTTTTCATCAGCATCCCAATTGCTTTTGTGCTTTCTTGGAGACTTGCAATGGCCGCACTTCCATTCTCGGTCATGTTTGTCATTCCAGCAGTTGTATTTGGAAATGTATTGAAGGACTTAGGAAGTAAGATGAACAATGCTTATGGGGTTGCCGGTGGGATCGCAGAACAAGCACTCTCATCAATCCGGACTGTTTATTCATATGTCGGGGAGCATCAAACAGTAGATAGGTTCAGCAGTGCCCTTTCGAAGAGTATGGAGCTTGGCATAAAGCAAGGTTTCATAAAAGGATTGCTATTTGGGAGTGTGGGAATGATGATGTATATTGCTTGGGCATGTCAAAGTTGGGTTGGTAGTATACTTGTTAttgaaaaaggagaaaaaggtaGCCGTGTTTTTCTTTCTGAAATCTGTGTCATCTGGGGAGCAGTGTGAGTTTTTTCTATCTCCGTGatgattttctttctctttccttcttttctGCTTTCAAGTATGCAAGGATGATTTCTGCAGTGGAGAATTAATTGTCATATTAAATATCAGAAACACAATGAATAGGAAACAAAGAATATAAGTTTGTTATGgaactttatttaattttttatttttgaagaactAATTTCAAACTGAGTTTACTTGAGCATATATATACTAGTGATTGGAGAAGGTCACATAGTAAAGAAAACAGATTTTGTAAACAAAAGATTGTTATAACAAATTGGTAGGTGTCTTTCGTGATGTTTGAATTCATTATAACTTGTAAAATGTTTCTTATATCTTTAGGTCCATCATGAGTGCACTCCCAAACTTCTCTTACATCTTAGAGGCAACAGCAGCTGCAAGTAGGATATTTCAGATGACTGACCGAATTCCACTTATAGATTTTTgcaatataaaaggaaaaattctAGCACATGTCAGAggaaaaatagaatttaaagATGTGCACTTTAGTTATCCATCCAGACCTGATACCTCAGTTCTTCAAGAATTTAATCTTACTATACGAGCTGGTAAGACAGTAGGCCTTGTTGGAGGCAGTGGCTCTGGAAAGTCTACTATTGTTTCTTTGCTAGAAAGATTTTATGACCCTCTCAAAGGGAACATTCTTCTTGATGGACATGATATAATGAGATTTCATCTTAAATGGTTAAGATCTCAAATGGGACTCGTTAATCAAGAACCAGTTCTCTTTGCAACGACCATTAAAGAAAACATTCTTATGGGAAGGGAAGATTCACCGATGGAGCTTGTTATAAATGCAGCTAAGACTGCTAATGCTCATGACTTCATTGTAAAATTGCCAGAAGGATATGAGACTCAAGTAAGCCATAATCTTCTGCCACTGTTGTTTTTTGCTTAAACCCcgagtttttattattatgtttgacTTGGAAAAGTTTCATTTATACCCCAGGTAGGGCAATTTGGAGTTCAATTATCTGGAGGGCAAAAGCAAAGAATTGCCATAGCCAGAGCTTTAATCAGAGATCCAAGAATTTTTTTACTTGATGAAGCTACCAGCGCTTTGGATTCACAGTCTGAAAGAATAGTACAGGAAGCCTTGGACCAGGCTTCAATAGGAAGGACAACAATTATTATTGCCCATCGCCTTAGCACAATCTATAGGGCTGATTTAATTGTAGTTCTTCAATCAGGAAGAGTGGTTGAGTCTGGTTCTCATGAGGAACTGATTCATATGAACAATGGAGAAGGAGGAGCATACAAGAAAATGGTGCAGTTGCAGCTATCAACCATGCAAAATGAAGCTTCCAATGCTTCTGATCATTCAACAGAATATAGAAAATGCCATGAGATTTTGGCTAGCTGGACTCCTCAGAGAACTCGTAGCATGAGATCAAGCTGGTATAGCAGCCCAGAGTACCAATTCAGCCCAGTGTATTCCATTAGCATTACACCGTCTTCCCATATACATCCTTTCAATAGTGACACCGATGAAAGTTCAAGCAACATACCTTATCCTCCTCTTTCCCTATGGCGTTTACTACAAATGAATGCACCTGAATGGAAGCAAGCATTGCTAGGGTGCATAGGTGCTGCTGTCGTTGGAGCTATTCAGGCAATGCAATCCTTTTGCATGGGAACAATTCTCTCAATTTACTTCATAAGTGACATTGCCACCCTGAAATCACAAGCCAGACTCTACTGTCTCATCTTTGCGAGTACAGCAGTTGGAACCTTTATTACTAAGATCCTTcaacaatataatttttcagTTATGGGAGAGTGTTTAACAAAAAGAGTGAGGGAAAAACTGCTTGGAAAGATTCTTACCTTTGAAATAGGGTGGTTTGATCAAGATGAGAATACAAGTTCAGCCATCTGCGCACGGCTGGCCACTGAAGCCAATATGTTCAGGTCCTTTATTGCTGAACGAATATCGTTGCTGGTTCAGGTTTTCTTTAGTGCAGCCTTGGCTTATGTGCTTGGATTGGTAACTGCATGGAGGTTAGCCATTGTGGTAATTTCCATACAGCCTTTCGTAATTGGGAGCTTCTATTCAAGGAGTGTCCTGATGAAAAGCATGTCCAAAAAGGCCCAAAAAGCACAGAGAGAGGGTAGTCAATTAGCAAGTGAAGCAACCATCAATCACAGAACTATCACTGCATTTTCCTCTCAAAAAAGGATAATAAGACTCTTCAAAGCTACAATGGAAAGACCCAAAAAGGAGAGTATAAGACAGTCATGGATTTCAGTGTTTGGCCTATTTAGTTCCCAATTTATGACAACAGCTGGCATAACTTTCACCTTCTGGTATGGAGGAAGGCTAATGAATAAAGAATTAGTAACATCAAAGCAGATATTTCAAACTTTCTTCGTCTTGATGAGCACTGGTAAAACCATTGCCGATGCAGGAAGCATGACATCTGACTTAGCCAAAGGTGCTAGTGCCATAAGATCAATATTTACCATCCTAGACAGACAAAGTGAGATTGAGCCTGAAGACCCTGAAGGCATTGAGATTAAAAAGACTCTCCAAGGCCATATAGAATTGAAGAACGTGTTTTTCTCTTACCCAGCAAGACCTGACCAAATGATCTTCAAGGGTCTTAGCCTCAATATCGAAGCTAGAAGAACCATGGCACTAGTGGGACAAAGTGGTTCAGGCAAATCAACAATCATTGGGTTAATTGAAAGATTCTATGACCCACTCAAGGGATCAATACTTATAGATAAAAGAGATATTAAAAACTACAACTTGAGACAACTGA is a genomic window containing:
- the LOC107428475 gene encoding uncharacterized protein LOC107428475, with protein sequence MVKVGTYFAMTLGAFIFWQSMDKLHVWIALHQDEKNERLEKEAEIRRVREELLRQQANQRDSLA
- the LOC107428486 gene encoding putative multidrug resistance protein isoform X1, with the protein product MGKSGSIFRYADRIDNFLMLFGTLGSIGDGMMTPLTMLLLSDLINDYGTSISAPSNYTVDKYSLRLAILGIVVGLSAFIEGICWTRTAERQTSRMRMEYLKSVLKQEVGYFDKQDASSTTFQVISTITSDAHAIQDTIAEKIPNTLAHLSSFFISIPIAFVLSWRLAMAALPFSVMFVIPAVVFGNVLKDLGSKMNNAYGVAGGIAEQALSSIRTVYSYVGEHQTVDRFSSALSKSMELGIKQGFIKGLLFGSVGMMMYIAWACQSWVGSILVIEKGEKGSRVFLSEICVIWGAVSIMSALPNFSYILEATAAASRIFQMTDRIPLIDFCNIKGKILAHVRGKIEFKDVHFSYPSRPDTSVLQEFNLTIRAGKTVGLVGGSGSGKSTIVSLLERFYDPLKGNILLDGHDIMRFHLKWLRSQMGLVNQEPVLFATTIKENILMGREDSPMELVINAAKTANAHDFIVKLPEGYETQVGQFGVQLSGGQKQRIAIARALIRDPRIFLLDEATSALDSQSERIVQEALDQASIGRTTIIIAHRLSTIYRADLIVVLQSGRVVESGSHEELIHMNNGEGGAYKKMVQLQLSTMQNEASNASDHSTEYRKCHEILASWTPQRTRSMRSSWYSSPEYQFSPVYSISITPSSHIHPFNSDTDESSSNIPYPPLSLWRLLQMNAPEWKQALLGCIGAAVVGAIQAMQSFCMGTILSIYFISDIATLKSQARLYCLIFASTAVGTFITKILQQYNFSVMGECLTKRVREKLLGKILTFEIGWFDQDENTSSAICARLATEANMFRSFIAERISLLVQVFFSAALAYVLGLVTAWRLAIVVISIQPFVIGSFYSRSVLMKSMSKKAQKAQREGSQLASEATINHRTITAFSSQKRIIRLFKATMERPKKESIRQSWISVFGLFSSQFMTTAGITFTFWYGGRLMNKELVTSKQIFQTFFVLMSTGKTIADAGSMTSDLAKGASAIRSIFTILDRQSEIEPEDPEGIEIKKTLQGHIELKNVFFSYPARPDQMIFKGLSLNIEARRTMALVGQSGSGKSTIIGLIERFYDPLKGSILIDKRDIKNYNLRQLRSHIALVNQEPTLFAGTIHENILWGKEDATEAEVRKAAALANAHEFISSMKDGYETYCGERGVLLSGGQKQRIVLARAILKNPPILLLDEATSALDSVSEALVQEALDKMMLGSTCVAVAHRLSTIQKADTIAVIKNGQVVEQGNHHDLLAIGANGAYYSLINLQSNHSTY
- the LOC107428486 gene encoding putative multidrug resistance protein isoform X2, with translation MRMEYLKSVLKQEVGYFDKQDASSTTFQVISTITSDAHAIQDTIAEKIPNTLAHLSSFFISIPIAFVLSWRLAMAALPFSVMFVIPAVVFGNVLKDLGSKMNNAYGVAGGIAEQALSSIRTVYSYVGEHQTVDRFSSALSKSMELGIKQGFIKGLLFGSVGMMMYIAWACQSWVGSILVIEKGEKGSRVFLSEICVIWGAVSIMSALPNFSYILEATAAASRIFQMTDRIPLIDFCNIKGKILAHVRGKIEFKDVHFSYPSRPDTSVLQEFNLTIRAGKTVGLVGGSGSGKSTIVSLLERFYDPLKGNILLDGHDIMRFHLKWLRSQMGLVNQEPVLFATTIKENILMGREDSPMELVINAAKTANAHDFIVKLPEGYETQVGQFGVQLSGGQKQRIAIARALIRDPRIFLLDEATSALDSQSERIVQEALDQASIGRTTIIIAHRLSTIYRADLIVVLQSGRVVESGSHEELIHMNNGEGGAYKKMVQLQLSTMQNEASNASDHSTEYRKCHEILASWTPQRTRSMRSSWYSSPEYQFSPVYSISITPSSHIHPFNSDTDESSSNIPYPPLSLWRLLQMNAPEWKQALLGCIGAAVVGAIQAMQSFCMGTILSIYFISDIATLKSQARLYCLIFASTAVGTFITKILQQYNFSVMGECLTKRVREKLLGKILTFEIGWFDQDENTSSAICARLATEANMFRSFIAERISLLVQVFFSAALAYVLGLVTAWRLAIVVISIQPFVIGSFYSRSVLMKSMSKKAQKAQREGSQLASEATINHRTITAFSSQKRIIRLFKATMERPKKESIRQSWISVFGLFSSQFMTTAGITFTFWYGGRLMNKELVTSKQIFQTFFVLMSTGKTIADAGSMTSDLAKGASAIRSIFTILDRQSEIEPEDPEGIEIKKTLQGHIELKNVFFSYPARPDQMIFKGLSLNIEARRTMALVGQSGSGKSTIIGLIERFYDPLKGSILIDKRDIKNYNLRQLRSHIALVNQEPTLFAGTIHENILWGKEDATEAEVRKAAALANAHEFISSMKDGYETYCGERGVLLSGGQKQRIVLARAILKNPPILLLDEATSALDSVSEALVQEALDKMMLGSTCVAVAHRLSTIQKADTIAVIKNGQVVEQGNHHDLLAIGANGAYYSLINLQSNHSTY